The Paenibacillus uliginis N3/975 genome has a window encoding:
- a CDS encoding TPM domain-containing protein has protein sequence MRRLRVIPIALFFFAVLLAVPLESTVAAAELKPLIYDEAGLLNQEEYDELNVMANEYGAERETDIMIVTIDSPEAYDVMAMTQDFYDYNGPGYDKTHGNTVILMMDMTHKEFYLAGFYKAEEYLDDDRLDKIRNKITPDLKNGDYKLAFQKYIETAHRYMGFDPEVNPDNILLNIWVQLGISVVIGGIIVTLMVRRSGGRITVNSRTYEDSSSSGLLDYEDSYLHTSTTRRKIEKSDSSSGGGGGTTSGGHSHSGSRGSF, from the coding sequence ATGAGAAGGTTGAGAGTGATCCCTATAGCCTTGTTTTTCTTCGCAGTTTTGCTGGCCGTCCCTTTGGAATCCACTGTGGCCGCAGCGGAATTGAAGCCATTGATATATGATGAAGCGGGGCTGCTCAATCAGGAAGAGTATGATGAGCTGAACGTTATGGCTAATGAATACGGAGCCGAGAGAGAAACGGACATCATGATTGTTACGATCGACAGCCCAGAAGCTTACGACGTTATGGCTATGACGCAAGATTTTTACGATTACAATGGACCTGGTTATGATAAGACTCATGGTAATACGGTCATTTTGATGATGGATATGACTCACAAAGAGTTTTATTTGGCCGGATTTTATAAAGCAGAGGAGTACTTGGATGACGACAGACTTGATAAGATACGTAACAAGATCACCCCGGATTTAAAGAACGGTGATTATAAGCTTGCATTTCAAAAGTATATCGAAACTGCACACAGATATATGGGATTCGACCCAGAGGTGAACCCAGACAATATATTATTAAATATTTGGGTTCAATTGGGCATTTCAGTGGTCATCGGGGGGATTATCGTTACATTGATGGTTCGTCGTTCCGGCGGTCGTATTACGGTAAACTCGCGGACATACGAGGATAGCAGTAGTTCAGGACTTCTGGATTATGAGGACTCGTACCTTCATACAAGTACAACGAGACGGAAGATTGAGAAGAGCGATTCCAGCTCAGGCGGCGGAGGAGGGACGACCTCAGGCGGTCATTCGCATAGCGGAAGCAGAGGATCATTTTAA
- a CDS encoding TFIIB-type zinc ribbon-containing protein has product MPVIEYKCPNCGSGMVFDVETGMLSCHSCGRKDNIEKISDPLKKNVFSEEDKAREYHCNSCGAVIMTDAETSATTCSFCGSAVVLGDRLTGKLAPAKIIPFSISKEQAMKAFRKWCRKGILTPRGFMSADRIKGITGLYVPFWLYDLHNDVEVHGRGTKVSSYTSGDYEYTETDYYEIYRKICLDYVKVPIDAAEKMNDDLMDKLEPFPYDRLEDFKTPYLAGYIAEKYSYDDEELLPRAKEKIYKYIDSYIDSTVNEYDGVSYSDVQIDTEIERADYVLLPVWVVLYKYNKSEYTFAMNGQTGKVVGKPPISKAKVTAWFAGISGIIFLALQLVAFLILGGEF; this is encoded by the coding sequence ATGCCGGTTATCGAATACAAATGTCCAAACTGCGGTAGTGGCATGGTTTTTGATGTTGAAACAGGGATGTTATCCTGTCACAGTTGCGGAAGAAAAGACAATATTGAGAAAATTTCTGATCCTCTGAAGAAAAATGTTTTTTCAGAAGAGGATAAGGCCAGGGAGTATCATTGCAATAGCTGCGGAGCTGTTATTATGACCGATGCGGAGACGAGTGCAACGACCTGCAGCTTTTGTGGTTCAGCCGTTGTTCTCGGCGATCGACTGACCGGGAAACTGGCTCCCGCGAAGATCATCCCTTTTTCAATTAGTAAGGAACAAGCGATGAAAGCCTTCCGAAAATGGTGCAGAAAAGGCATTTTGACACCAAGGGGGTTTATGTCAGCGGATCGAATCAAGGGAATAACGGGGTTGTATGTTCCTTTCTGGCTATATGATTTACATAATGATGTAGAGGTTCATGGCCGTGGTACGAAAGTGAGTAGCTACACAAGCGGTGACTACGAGTATACAGAAACGGATTATTATGAAATATACCGAAAAATCTGTCTGGATTATGTAAAGGTACCGATTGATGCTGCGGAAAAAATGAATGATGATCTGATGGATAAATTAGAGCCATTTCCTTACGATCGACTAGAAGACTTTAAAACTCCGTATCTTGCTGGTTACATTGCTGAGAAATATAGCTATGACGATGAGGAGCTTTTACCGCGGGCTAAAGAAAAAATATACAAATATATTGATTCTTATATTGATTCTACGGTGAACGAATATGACGGCGTGAGCTATTCCGATGTCCAAATTGATACGGAAATAGAGCGTGCTGACTATGTTTTGCTTCCCGTTTGGGTGGTACTCTATAAATACAATAAATCGGAGTATACCTTTGCCATGAACGGTCAGACGGGCAAGGTGGTTGGCAAGCCTCCGATTAGCAAGGCGAAAGTGACCGCATGGTTTGCAGGTATTTCCGGCATCATTTTTCTTGCATTGCAGCTGGTGGCCTTTTTGATCCTTGGGGGTGAGTTCTGA
- a CDS encoding PspA/IM30 family protein: MGILSRFRDIMKVNVNALLDRTEDPEKTIVDYMRNLNSDLGKVKAETASVLADERRAKRALDECKAEIKKLQNYAEKAVEAGNNEDALKFLDRKEMQVEKQNQLQTAYDLASTNNVSMKQMQDKLVSDMGQLEARRTELKGKMAAAKAQQQMNSSGSSLGGANAAFNAMEEKANHALDEAMALAELRAGAKEDDLDDLIAQLEKKTSTDTNTTTNAEDELAAIKAKMKKHE; the protein is encoded by the coding sequence TTGGGAATCTTGTCGAGATTTAGGGATATTATGAAAGTCAATGTTAACGCTTTATTGGATAGGACAGAAGATCCGGAGAAGACGATTGTTGATTACATGCGGAACTTAAACAGTGACCTAGGCAAGGTTAAAGCGGAAACAGCATCGGTGTTAGCGGATGAGAGAAGGGCGAAAAGAGCATTGGATGAATGCAAAGCCGAGATCAAAAAGCTGCAAAATTATGCTGAGAAGGCAGTGGAAGCCGGTAATAATGAGGACGCCTTAAAGTTCCTGGATAGAAAGGAAATGCAGGTAGAGAAGCAAAACCAATTACAAACCGCTTATGACTTAGCGTCTACAAACAACGTGAGTATGAAACAAATGCAGGATAAGCTTGTGTCGGATATGGGACAGCTGGAAGCGCGGCGTACGGAGCTAAAAGGGAAGATGGCCGCTGCTAAGGCGCAGCAACAAATGAATTCAAGCGGCTCCTCCTTGGGCGGTGCGAACGCTGCTTTTAACGCGATGGAAGAGAAAGCGAACCACGCTTTAGATGAAGCGATGGCCCTGGCTGAACTTAGAGCAGGAGCAAAGGAAGACGATCTGGATGACCTGATCGCACAATTGGAGAAGAAGACGAGCACGGATACGAATACGACTACAAATGCCGAAGATGAGTTGGCTGCAATCAAAGCAAAAATGAAAAAGCATGAATAA
- a CDS encoding methyl-accepting chemotaxis protein — protein sequence MRKKLQWNLKLQLLVTMVILVLLSTLSLGLAINQRVKHDMEENFYEATRKEIKQVSGAMNLYFNTVNESVEYFAKQPVIQKIDSSITSYVNAIGEDGTIQMTPSEKAGMESQIYNFFLNYSKTHPNVAYLYLGTKDGGYIQWPQGTSTDKFDPRPRPWYTQAVENPDKVMRTGAYASFTGNVPIVSSSVTIKDKAGNIVGVQGVDVSLESLTKTINDIKIGKAGYVILADQTGTILANPKNPETNFKTIKDLGVEEFADIDKMVDKNFEITMNKKNYTASVYVSPETQWKYISIMDKSEIEESINAIQNIIVLVMAIIAVIAIGASLFLSGAITKPINAAVQYVQQIGSGNLATDIPQSMLNKRSEVGTMVRAINTMKQDIQKMIGGISSSGHIVSQSAVNLKDSMDQTQKASSQITESIIQLSTASSDEANTVMEGSEKVDELGGAIDQVTASTQEILDIARRTGELNQRGIVIVQELVGRFNSTLQSSQETAQAINHVSESAGEISSILVTILEISRQTNLLALNASIEASRAGEHGRGFSVVAAEIRKLAEQSTSAANNISHIISNVNSQVGAAVQAIGTSRELFMDQETAVRETESIFNDIMVSVDSQMDKTSKVDGHIQVMVEKRHELTDVFTNISAITEENAAITQDVSAAAEEQLATIDDVAGYLSQLKGLSNDLEDNIKKFTINNE from the coding sequence TTGAGAAAGAAACTGCAGTGGAATCTGAAGCTTCAACTACTGGTGACGATGGTCATCCTGGTATTGCTATCGACATTATCGCTGGGCCTCGCGATAAATCAGAGAGTTAAGCACGACATGGAGGAGAACTTCTATGAAGCTACCCGAAAGGAAATCAAGCAAGTTAGCGGCGCTATGAACCTGTACTTCAATACCGTGAATGAATCGGTTGAATACTTTGCCAAGCAGCCGGTCATCCAAAAGATCGACAGTTCCATCACCTCCTATGTGAATGCAATAGGAGAAGACGGAACTATTCAAATGACTCCATCAGAAAAGGCAGGTATGGAATCACAGATTTATAACTTCTTCTTGAATTATTCCAAGACGCATCCAAATGTGGCTTATCTCTATTTGGGAACAAAGGATGGAGGATACATACAATGGCCACAAGGCACTTCCACCGATAAATTTGACCCGAGACCCAGACCGTGGTACACCCAGGCAGTTGAGAATCCCGATAAAGTCATGCGAACGGGTGCTTACGCTTCCTTTACCGGTAATGTTCCGATCGTGAGCTCTTCCGTTACCATTAAGGATAAAGCAGGTAACATCGTTGGTGTCCAAGGTGTAGACGTAAGCTTGGAATCGCTGACGAAGACCATCAATGACATTAAAATCGGTAAAGCCGGCTATGTCATCTTGGCAGACCAAACCGGCACGATCCTCGCAAATCCTAAGAATCCAGAAACTAATTTTAAAACGATAAAGGATCTGGGTGTGGAGGAATTTGCTGACATCGACAAGATGGTGGATAAAAATTTTGAAATCACCATGAATAAGAAGAACTACACCGCTAGCGTTTACGTTTCACCGGAAACCCAGTGGAAATATATCTCAATCATGGACAAAAGTGAAATAGAGGAATCAATCAATGCGATTCAGAACATTATTGTTCTCGTCATGGCTATTATCGCTGTTATCGCCATCGGGGCTTCCTTGTTTTTATCCGGCGCGATTACGAAGCCGATAAATGCTGCTGTACAGTATGTTCAGCAAATTGGCAGTGGTAATCTGGCCACCGATATTCCGCAATCCATGTTGAACAAACGAAGTGAAGTAGGTACCATGGTACGGGCTATTAACACCATGAAACAGGATATCCAGAAAATGATCGGTGGGATTTCTAGTTCGGGGCATATCGTCTCTCAATCGGCGGTCAACCTTAAAGACAGTATGGATCAGACTCAAAAGGCTTCCTCGCAAATTACCGAGTCAATCATTCAGCTTTCCACCGCTTCAAGCGATGAGGCGAATACTGTTATGGAGGGCTCCGAAAAAGTCGACGAACTCGGCGGAGCGATCGATCAGGTCACGGCATCCACTCAGGAAATACTGGATATTGCTCGTCGCACAGGTGAACTGAATCAACGCGGCATAGTCATTGTGCAGGAGTTGGTAGGAAGATTTAACAGTACACTGCAATCTTCACAGGAAACAGCACAAGCCATTAATCATGTGAGTGAAAGCGCTGGTGAAATCAGTAGCATACTTGTCACTATTCTTGAAATTTCAAGACAGACGAATCTGCTGGCCCTAAATGCGTCCATTGAGGCTTCAAGAGCAGGTGAACATGGGCGCGGATTCTCCGTTGTAGCTGCCGAGATCCGCAAGCTCGCTGAGCAATCAACTTCCGCTGCGAATAATATCAGCCACATTATTTCAAATGTAAACAGTCAGGTGGGAGCAGCTGTTCAGGCCATTGGCACATCACGCGAGCTGTTTATGGACCAGGAAACGGCGGTCCGGGAAACCGAATCGATCTTTAACGATATCATGGTCTCCGTAGACAGCCAAATGGACAAGACGAGCAAGGTTGACGGCCATATCCAGGTGATGGTTGAAAAGCGGCATGAACTCACGGACGTCTTCACCAATATCTCAGCGATTACTGAAGAAAATGCTGCTATTACCCAAGACGTGTCCGCGGCAGCCGAGGAGCAGCTGGCTACGATTGATGACGTGGCAGGTTATCTGTCTCAGCTCAAGGGACTCTCTAACGATCTAGAGGACAATATTAAGAAATTCACCATAAATAACGAGTGA
- a CDS encoding amidase family protein produces the protein MSKKVLNFKTLLAILLVAAIFPWNHANAEIAKNTFDPFEKSIDEVANALSSKQITSEELVEYYLKRIEAFDKQGPAINSIITINNQALETAKALDTERKSKGPRGKLHGIPFVVKDNFDVVGMPTTAGSVALKDAYPTKNSFTVQKLIDAGAIVIAKTNMSELAASYGRLGYSSMGGLTLNPYNLNRDASGSSSGSAAAVAANFAVFGLGTDTSGSVRGPANVTGLVGIRPTLGLTSRSGVVPSSLSLDVTGPLARSVTDASSVLTAMAGTDKEDKATKFAKNHVQDYANALDVSSLKHARIGVATDFFGDNAEVDAITNQAIAKMKSMGTAVVPVTFSEQTKYLWTPILGPIGDAEFKRQFEKYLSTLPFGAPKTLQKVIDISESPEVLNSATPVNPARLEGLKTALAQADTLYSKEYKNIINKEIPVTREEITKIMKDNKLDALVFPTMSCPASNRFDKEDPTFVCTAYDTYTASYVASTTGFPEVTVPAGTVEAGVPVGISFLGTVYSEQKLLDLAYSFEQATKARTVPVNTPKLTQ, from the coding sequence GTGAGTAAAAAAGTTTTAAATTTCAAAACTTTACTAGCTATTTTGCTAGTTGCTGCGATTTTTCCGTGGAATCATGCAAATGCCGAAATAGCGAAAAATACGTTTGATCCGTTTGAGAAAAGCATCGATGAAGTCGCAAATGCTTTGAGCTCAAAGCAAATTACATCGGAAGAACTGGTGGAATACTATCTGAAACGTATTGAGGCCTTTGATAAACAAGGCCCTGCTATAAATTCCATTATTACGATTAACAACCAAGCTCTTGAAACAGCAAAGGCACTTGATACCGAGCGCAAATCTAAAGGACCAAGAGGCAAGCTTCATGGCATTCCTTTTGTCGTAAAAGATAATTTTGACGTTGTTGGCATGCCGACAACAGCCGGATCTGTAGCGCTGAAGGATGCCTATCCTACTAAAAATTCATTCACCGTACAGAAACTTATTGATGCCGGAGCCATTGTCATTGCCAAAACAAATATGTCCGAGCTCGCCGCTTCCTACGGCAGACTGGGCTATAGTTCCATGGGTGGTTTGACGCTCAATCCTTACAACCTGAACCGTGATGCTTCCGGTTCCAGCAGTGGTAGTGCTGCAGCTGTAGCAGCTAACTTTGCCGTATTCGGACTTGGAACGGATACTTCTGGTTCCGTTAGAGGTCCAGCCAATGTTACCGGCCTAGTAGGTATCAGACCGACTCTAGGATTGACCAGTCGCAGTGGTGTTGTCCCTTCCTCGCTTTCTTTGGACGTAACAGGTCCATTGGCGCGCAGTGTCACGGACGCAAGCTCAGTACTCACTGCAATGGCTGGAACAGATAAAGAAGATAAAGCGACGAAATTTGCGAAGAATCATGTTCAAGACTACGCCAATGCGCTGGACGTTTCTTCGCTGAAGCATGCTCGTATCGGCGTGGCAACTGATTTCTTTGGTGACAATGCTGAAGTAGATGCTATCACGAATCAAGCTATTGCGAAAATGAAAAGCATGGGAACGGCTGTCGTGCCTGTAACATTCTCCGAGCAAACCAAATACCTCTGGACTCCAATTCTTGGACCGATAGGGGATGCGGAATTCAAAAGACAGTTTGAAAAATATTTGAGCACACTTCCTTTCGGCGCACCCAAAACACTGCAGAAAGTGATCGACATCAGTGAGTCTCCTGAAGTATTGAACTCAGCGACGCCTGTTAACCCTGCGCGTCTGGAAGGCTTGAAGACAGCATTGGCACAAGCTGATACCCTGTATTCCAAAGAGTACAAGAACATCATTAATAAAGAAATTCCAGTAACTCGTGAAGAAATCACAAAAATAATGAAGGACAACAAGCTGGACGCCCTTGTTTTCCCTACAATGTCCTGCCCTGCTTCAAACCGCTTTGACAAAGAGGATCCTACCTTTGTCTGCACAGCATATGATACCTATACAGCAAGTTACGTGGCATCAACTACAGGCTTCCCTGAAGTAACCGTACCTGCGGGAACAGTGGAAGCGGGAGTACCGGTGGGCATCTCGTTCTTGGGAACAGTATACAGTGAGCAAAAGCTGCTTGACCTTGCTTATTCCTTTGAGCAAGCTACCAAAGCCAGAACAGTTCCTGTAAATACACCGAAATTGACACAATAA
- a CDS encoding ABC transporter ATP-binding protein: MKDLFYFFRKLRRVAGFRLYINMCMTLFISLLDGIGIYLIVPLLSIIGVFQTNMDGIPLISSLLTQIKSWSFELNLPIVLALYVVIVGGQALLQRSQMLLNSKILQSFIRTLRIETYQGLIQAKWEFFLRKRRSDFNHVMSNELGRVNQGIFLFLQMISSFLFTMIQIGLALWLSPMLTMVVLLSGGLLALFGRKFIKKSKRIGEQTTELSKYYFAGISEHFNGIKDIKSNRLEQSHMNWFSNLSRKMEDNFIQFGRVNSLSQLIYRLSSVVLIAGFVYLALEVLKTPAEQLIIIVLIFSRLWPRFISIQSNTEQLASNFPAFQAMRKLQMEYEADKELGESASRSEPNPFRMHKGIECRDVGYRYDSSTPVFALRDINVRIPANRMTAIVGKSGAGKSTLIDMLMGLIPPENGQVMIDGVSLRNEQQLLSLRSAIGYVSQDPFLFNESIRDNLKLVAPSANDSELWEALKFSASDEFVRKLPQGLDTVIGDRGIRLSGGERQRIVLARAILKRPAILVLDEATSALDSENERLIQNALELLKGSMTIIVIAHRLSTIRNADQVIVMEQGEVIQQGGYQQLSQENKGTFRQLLNYQTGAQM; encoded by the coding sequence TTGAAGGATCTATTCTATTTTTTTCGTAAGCTCCGTCGGGTCGCAGGGTTTAGACTATACATAAATATGTGTATGACTTTGTTCATCAGTTTATTGGATGGTATTGGCATCTATTTGATCGTTCCTCTCCTCAGTATTATAGGCGTATTTCAAACTAATATGGATGGGATACCGTTGATCTCTTCTCTGCTTACCCAAATCAAGTCATGGTCATTTGAACTGAATTTGCCGATTGTGCTGGCTTTATATGTTGTCATTGTGGGAGGGCAGGCGCTTCTCCAGCGAAGTCAGATGTTATTGAATTCGAAAATACTGCAGAGCTTTATCCGTACGCTTCGAATTGAGACGTATCAGGGATTAATACAGGCTAAATGGGAGTTTTTCCTTCGTAAGCGCAGGTCGGATTTTAACCATGTGATGTCTAATGAGCTTGGGCGTGTGAATCAGGGTATCTTTCTATTCTTACAAATGATTTCTTCCTTTTTATTTACGATGATACAGATTGGCCTTGCACTATGGCTGTCTCCTATGCTAACTATGGTCGTCCTGCTCAGCGGTGGACTGCTGGCTCTGTTCGGGCGCAAGTTTATCAAAAAGTCGAAGCGTATTGGTGAACAGACAACAGAACTGTCTAAATATTATTTTGCAGGAATCAGTGAACATTTCAACGGCATTAAGGATATCAAAAGTAACCGACTAGAGCAGTCCCATATGAACTGGTTCAGCAACTTATCTCGAAAAATGGAAGATAACTTCATTCAATTCGGGAGGGTTAATTCGCTGTCCCAGCTTATTTATCGCCTATCATCCGTTGTGCTGATTGCCGGCTTCGTTTATCTGGCGCTTGAGGTTCTCAAGACACCGGCTGAGCAATTGATTATAATTGTCCTTATTTTCTCGCGTTTATGGCCAAGGTTTATTAGTATTCAATCGAATACGGAGCAGCTTGCATCCAATTTTCCTGCCTTTCAAGCCATGCGTAAGCTGCAAATGGAATACGAGGCGGACAAGGAGCTCGGAGAATCGGCCTCTAGATCAGAACCCAACCCGTTTCGTATGCATAAGGGAATTGAATGCCGGGATGTAGGCTACCGGTACGATTCCAGTACGCCAGTATTTGCTTTAAGGGACATTAATGTACGCATTCCCGCGAATCGCATGACGGCAATCGTTGGCAAATCCGGTGCAGGCAAAAGCACACTCATCGATATGTTGATGGGACTGATTCCACCGGAGAATGGACAGGTAATGATTGATGGAGTGTCACTTCGAAATGAGCAGCAGCTTCTGTCACTGCGCAGCGCAATCGGATATGTGTCACAGGATCCCTTTCTCTTTAATGAGAGTATTCGGGATAATCTGAAGCTGGTCGCTCCTTCCGCTAATGATTCTGAGTTGTGGGAAGCTTTGAAGTTCTCAGCCTCCGATGAATTTGTGCGTAAGCTACCGCAAGGTCTGGATACCGTAATCGGTGACCGTGGAATTCGCCTGTCCGGAGGAGAACGGCAGCGGATTGTGCTTGCAAGAGCGATCTTGAAGCGTCCTGCCATTCTTGTATTGGATGAGGCGACAAGCGCACTGGACAGCGAGAATGAACGACTGATTCAAAATGCGCTGGAGCTTCTGAAAGGAAGCATGACTATTATCGTCATCGCTCATCGACTGTCTACGATCCGCAATGCGGATCAGGTAATCGTCATGGAACAGGGTGAGGTTATACAGCAAGGCGGCTATCAGCAACTGTCGCAGGAGAACAAAGGCACCTTCAGACAGCTGCTCAATTATCAGACGGGTGCTCAGATGTAA
- a CDS encoding lasso peptide biosynthesis B2 protein produces MRFYKKVRRFMSYPSDAKRMFVEAYFYLAWGRVLKLLPFSKVAPSLGEHMKETPYTGYTEQDLLLLRKISKAVHTMSRVTWWESQCLVKAIAAMKMLERRGIPSTLYLGSGRDDKGQMAAHAWLRSGSYILTGKEGHERYAVVGIFGSGIQSEALAPIER; encoded by the coding sequence ATGCGTTTCTATAAGAAAGTACGCAGATTTATGTCTTATCCTTCAGATGCGAAGCGGATGTTCGTCGAAGCTTACTTTTATCTAGCGTGGGGGAGAGTGCTCAAGCTGCTCCCTTTCTCCAAAGTAGCTCCTTCCTTGGGGGAACATATGAAGGAGACACCTTATACAGGCTATACGGAGCAGGACCTCTTACTGCTGCGTAAAATTTCAAAGGCTGTCCATACGATGAGTCGTGTAACGTGGTGGGAGAGCCAGTGTTTGGTCAAAGCCATCGCAGCGATGAAGATGCTTGAACGAAGAGGGATTCCGAGCACACTTTATCTGGGAAGCGGCCGGGATGACAAGGGGCAGATGGCTGCTCACGCTTGGCTCCGCAGTGGTTCTTACATTTTAACAGGTAAAGAAGGACACGAAAGGTATGCCGTCGTAGGAATATTCGGGAGTGGTATACAGTCTGAGGCTTTAGCGCCTATAGAACGGTAA
- a CDS encoding lasso peptide biosynthesis PqqD family chaperone: MSAELITVDDLIVQSEGFLVSDMDGEKVMLSIENGKYYNLGQIGGRIWELVSSPVTIASMVEQLVSEYEIEPEVCEQQVQIFLKQLTAEGLVQVRKQ; this comes from the coding sequence ATGAGCGCTGAATTAATCACGGTAGATGATCTTATCGTACAATCCGAAGGTTTCCTGGTAAGTGATATGGATGGCGAAAAGGTGATGCTGAGCATCGAAAATGGCAAGTATTATAATCTCGGTCAGATCGGCGGCCGGATATGGGAGCTTGTTTCTTCTCCTGTCACTATCGCTAGCATGGTTGAGCAACTAGTGTCCGAGTATGAGATTGAACCTGAGGTGTGCGAGCAGCAAGTACAAATATTCCTGAAGCAGCTTACAGCTGAGGGACTCGTGCAGGTGAGAAAGCAGTAA
- a CDS encoding nucleotidyltransferase domain-containing protein, with protein MLNVMSIDKSDFSNEMSFMLLILREDIILEEETVKRYISNINWDNFLKLVTHHRVYSLMYVKLNKIGSSLIQEEVMLALRQLYKNNTVKMLQLTRELCVVCRTLNDQGIRSIVLKGPVLALHLYGELSHRTSKDLDILIDTNDVERTKKVLEKLGYCPDNTDAHLFWKKKSHHISFLHSLHSTQIEIHWRLNPDIISSPSFEELWQNKKIMVIYNQEFNHLGDEDLFAYLADHGARHGWFRLRWLIDIDRLVKNQIDIPRLNNHFKLYGGRIYVEQAVLLSNLLLSSKIPLDIQSLLISRKSIKLAQMALDGIKNSPNVEEGFTSKYKQSINSVLTGRQKTLLLLKRLLPSSLDAEILPLPRSFSFLYFPLRPFLWFWRLMKRT; from the coding sequence ATGCTTAATGTTATGAGTATTGATAAAAGTGATTTTTCAAATGAGATGTCTTTTATGCTGTTGATATTACGCGAAGATATAATCTTGGAAGAAGAGACAGTAAAGCGATATATTTCAAATATAAATTGGGATAATTTTCTGAAGCTGGTTACGCATCATCGTGTCTATTCTCTTATGTATGTTAAATTAAATAAGATTGGCTCTAGCTTAATTCAAGAAGAGGTTATGTTAGCTCTTCGACAACTCTATAAAAATAATACAGTAAAGATGTTACAGTTAACGCGAGAATTATGTGTGGTTTGTAGAACACTTAATGATCAGGGGATTCGTTCAATCGTGTTAAAAGGCCCTGTTCTTGCTCTTCATCTTTATGGAGAATTATCTCATAGAACCTCAAAAGATTTAGATATTTTAATTGATACTAATGATGTTGAAAGAACCAAAAAAGTGTTGGAAAAACTTGGATATTGTCCAGATAATACAGATGCACATTTATTTTGGAAAAAGAAATCACATCATATTTCATTTCTTCATTCATTACACTCTACACAAATAGAGATTCATTGGCGTCTTAATCCAGACATAATAAGTTCACCTTCATTTGAGGAGCTTTGGCAAAACAAAAAAATAATGGTGATTTATAATCAGGAGTTTAACCACCTAGGGGATGAAGATTTATTTGCTTATCTTGCTGATCATGGTGCAAGACATGGATGGTTTCGTCTCCGTTGGTTAATAGACATTGATCGTCTAGTTAAAAATCAGATAGATATCCCCAGATTAAATAATCATTTTAAATTATATGGAGGGAGAATTTACGTAGAACAAGCAGTTCTGTTGAGCAACCTGTTATTATCATCTAAGATTCCCCTAGATATTCAATCGTTATTAATTAGTAGGAAATCAATTAAACTGGCTCAGATGGCTCTGGATGGAATTAAAAATAGTCCCAATGTGGAAGAAGGTTTTACTTCTAAATATAAGCAAAGTATTAATTCAGTATTGACGGGAAGACAGAAAACTCTCCTTTTACTTAAGAGACTTCTTCCAAGTTCACTGGATGCGGAGATACTTCCTTTACCCAGATCGTTCTCTTTCCTGTACTTCCCACTTCGACCATTCTTGTGGTTTTGGAGGTTAATGAAGAGGACATGA